The DNA region ACCAAGAGCCTGGCCCTGCAGGCGCAGAAGAAGCTGATGAGCAAGATGGCCACCAAGAGCATGGCCAACCTCTTCATCGACGACACCAGCAGCGAGGTGCTGGACGACCTGTACCGTGTCACAAAGGAGTACACCCGCAACCGCAAAGAGTCCCAGAAGATCATCAAGAACTTGATCAAGATGGTGGTGAAGCTGGGAGTGCTCTACAGAAACAACCAGTTCAACGGCGAGGAGCTGATCCTGGTGGATAACTTTAGGTAGGCGGCTTATTTTTGCCTTCTTCTGCCATGAGAAGACCGATGCCACTGTCATGCAGGTGCATTTAGCCCAGAGCAAGAGCCAGGAAGCAATTAGCTAGCCTAGCTCTCTCCAACGTTCAGATATTCACCTACGAACATAAAAGCTTATCGTGTTTGTTCGATCTGTACACAGTAAAAATGTCAAGAGGGGTTTAAGGATGTTACGCACTGGAACTACTGATTGACAGATAACATGTTGTCAATCAGCGCCGCATTTCTGTGCAGTGTCTAGATATGAAGGatgtatcaatcttcttatctattactcaataactttatttcctaaaatgtttgaattaagTGCATTGGGGAAACCCTtccatatatttaattattgttaaattgtGTATTAAAAAGGGACAAACCTTGAGAATCTACATTGATGTGGTTCAAGTTCAAGTGAGGAGAACTGCAGTTCAATTACATTGTTGTATGCTGATGGAAGCGAATTAAGCAAATTGACTTTTAcatcagtttatatattttacactaaAATAGATAAACCCAGCTCGGAGGCATGTGAGGCTGACATCAGAGCACAGTATGGAGAATGGTGATTATAATAGCACAGAGATGCATCGCTGTGAAGGACAACACTATAACTGATAGAGGGGAGTTTTGAAACTTTTCTGCAGAAAAATCACAAGACAGcagtttctatttttacttcCTTCTGCTGCTCCGGTCAGAATTAGAAACTGACAGCCTTTCTCTTCTCGTCTCGCAGGAAGAAAGTCCACACGCTGGCCATGACGGCGGTCAGTTTCCACCAGATTGAGTTCACCTTTGACCGACGCGTCATGAGCGCCATTTTGAATGATTGCCGCGAGCTGCTGCACCAGGCCATCAAACGCCACCTGACAGCCAAGAGCCACTCGAGAGTCAACCACGTGTTCAATCACTTCGCCGACTGTGACTTCCTGGCGTCTCTCTACGGGCCCACTGAGGTGTACCGCGCCCACCTACAGAGGATCTGTAACGGGATCAACAAGATGCTTGATGAGGGGAACCTCTGACCTACACTTGCCTCTTCATCAGGCATCTTTACCTCTAGTCACCCCCTCATGTACCACCATGcaagatttttgattttttttcatttaaagtgacaatcatttacatttttattgttcatttgttgctttttgtttgtgtgtgcctttcAGCCGTTACCGTTACACTGAATTTTATATCTCGTCTAGTTAGTTCAAAgactgtttcttcttttttttgatattccACAGTAAACAAAACCCAGCAGAtgttcaaattttttttttttttgaaatgaatgttaaaCTTCTGGCTCTTATCAGTATATTCAGCGATAGGAGCCTTGACAACTGtgccttgaaaaaaaaaccatattttTGTCTTCATTCCAAGGGCACTCTGCATGCTCTCTTACTAAATCAAGAAGACATGAATCCAGCACAGGCCTTCAGTCATATCTCTGTGAGGAGCTTTTAATGGACCAAAATGGTTTTGGGGGCACCAGGAGGGGAAAGAAAGTGAATTTCCGTCTATTCCAAATACCCAAGGATAAAGAagtgaatttttattttatctttttttctaaaactagTATTGCACTCAATCCTGAACAAGCGCTGTACTGTACTTTCCTGCAATAATGAAACCATGTGAAACACTGCAGTTGAGTAATCCTGCTTAGCCTGCATTTTACAGCTTTCACCGTCATGCACTGAACTTCACTTTGTAGAGAGGCCAGGCCTTTTGTTTAGGAGGCACCTATAAACCCagttctgtttagttttttttaatagtctgGTTTATAGCCACCACAACAAAGATGAGGTATGAGGTATTTGGGTCATAGAGGGACCATAAACGTGAAGGAATTTGATTGTGCTGCATATTGTTGAATGTGTTGCTGGCTGTACGCTCATCTGctcggtaaaaaaaaaaaacctccaacCTCGAGTCTATAAATGTCATAATCACAGCAGGGGAGCTGCACAATATGGCACCGGCCGCAAAAGGTTTCTCTGGCATTTTGTCAGAGAGGGAATACAAAGCCATCACAGACGAACCGCTCGTCATAATAGATGTTCGAGCCCAGGGTCAGCTCTGTTTCAGATTTAGCAGCGTTGCCTCGAGTTTATCCAAAAGGCACTAAAACTCTGGTTTGAATTCTGACAGATTTGAACCAAAAAGGCTCCCAATGAGCAGTCGGATgaaaggatggatggaaaaaaCGCAGCTCTGTGTTTATGAAAA from Anoplopoma fimbria isolate UVic2021 breed Golden Eagle Sablefish chromosome 8, Afim_UVic_2022, whole genome shotgun sequence includes:
- the tnfaip8l1 gene encoding tumor necrosis factor alpha-induced protein 8-like protein 1, which translates into the protein MDSFSTKSLALQAQKKLMSKMATKSMANLFIDDTSSEVLDDLYRVTKEYTRNRKESQKIIKNLIKMVVKLGVLYRNNQFNGEELILVDNFRKKVHTLAMTAVSFHQIEFTFDRRVMSAILNDCRELLHQAIKRHLTAKSHSRVNHVFNHFADCDFLASLYGPTEVYRAHLQRICNGINKMLDEGNL